In the Clupea harengus chromosome 16, Ch_v2.0.2, whole genome shotgun sequence genome, one interval contains:
- the LOC116224017 gene encoding uncharacterized protein LOC116224017 has protein sequence MHIKTPTHLIRRTVSEYHQNSSMALSKTQQTFMDVAIPSLKRGVISFNELACKLLVTNVSYILKTQVMFEELRNIIEASQKSIGQSERAASSELYKIDTHYEELTVQKGVLEKKKRERKTERESLTVQLSQCRETLNAYSNSLERAKRLARDAQHRLQSEEHKMRESQTLRDAGYGLLAVPIVGWIAGPIMIDAGIKDYDNASYAARQATNVVQSAERDVANFSSKVSQCTSNIENMNRKIKNFYWDIEGVDRKISDIKQQRTVMADIQVKMRSCVTLLGSLAKSTNAAELETRHIIVLGSLMKILQHVFVLSVKLLGASFYNDAELKGLIMTLQKNQHKLQALPNANKNDSLDDFS, from the exons ATG CACATAAAGACACCTACTCATCTCATCAGACGAACTGTCTCAGAGTATCACCAGAACTCCAGCATGGCTCTCTCTAA GACTCAGCAGACATTTATGGATGTAGCTATTCCATCTCTCAAAAGAGGAGTAATTTCATTCAATGAACTTGCATGCAAACTCCTCGTTACCAATGTCTCATACATTCTTAAAACTCAAGTCATGTTTGAAGAACTCCGTAATATAATAGAGGCATCTCAGAAAAGCATTGGGCAGTCAGAGAGGGCAGCTAGCAGTGAACTGTACAAGATAGACACACATTATGAGGAGCTCACAGTCCAAAAGGGAGtccttgaaaaaaagaaaagagagagaaaaacagagagagagagcttgaccGTACAATTAAGCCAGTGCAGGGAAACGTTAAATGCGTACTCCAATTCTTTGGAACGGGCCAAGAGGCTAGCTCGTGACGCACAACACCGGCTTCAGAGCGAAGAACACAAAATGAGGGAGTCACAGACACTAAGAGATGCTGGTTATGGACTATTGGCCGTCCCTATAGTTGGGTGGATAGCAG GGCCAATCATGATTGATGCTGGTATCAAAGACTATGACAACGCATCCTACGCGGCAAGACAAGCCACCAACGTGGTGCAAAGCGCTGAGAGAGATGTAGCCAATTTTTCCTCAAAGGTGTCCCAGTGTACTTCCAACATTGAGAACATGAATAGAAAAATCAAAAACTTTTATTGGGATATAGAGGGGGTTGACCGCAAGATCTCAGACATCAAACAGCAGCGCACTGTGATGGCTGATATTCAGGTTAAGATGAGGAGTTGCGTTACTCTTTTGGGCAGCTTGGCCAAAAGCACTAACGCGGCCGAGCTCGAAACACGCCACATCATTGTCCTGGGGTCGCTGATGAAAATCCTGCAGCATGTGTTTGTACTTTCCGTTAAGTTGCTCGGAGCCAGTTTCTACAATGATGCGGAGCTGAAAGGTCTCATCATGACTCTGCAGAAGAATCAGCACAAACTTCAAGCGCTTCCTAATGCAAATAAGAATGACTCTCTAGATGATTTCTCTTGA